ATGGCAATGCCAATTTGCAGCAGCAGGCGGTGGGGATCTTGGGGGTAAATTTATTATATGCCTGTTATCGCTATCATGCGGATTATAAAGAGCTTTTGGCCTCTTTGCTGGATAAGCTGGAGGATCGGATTCGGATTGATGTGGTACGCATGAAAGGGCCCGATTTTGAACATATTGACAATCGTCTATTGCTCTTATCTTTAATAGAGCAAAACCTGACCGATGTGGCTGTTTTTGATAAGAAGGGGCAGCCCGTTCATATATCGGAGTTCTTGTATAAGAAAAACCTCTTGTTGGTTCGGGGCAACTACAATCCGTCTACCTTGCTGAGCCTAGATATGATTCGGGCCTCGGCGGCGCAATTTAGGGCCGACTTTAGTCGGCGGGCCATGGACTGCTTTGTCATGACCGAAATGACCCTTGATAGTCTGCAGGGAGAAGAAAATACCACCGATGAGAAAAACTTTTTGGAACGGGCGCGCTTGCTCAATCATTTGGGGCAGTATGTAATGATTACGGACTGCGACCGCTACCATAAGCTCATTCAATACGCCTTTGATTATCGGATTCAGCATTTGGGCTTGGTCCTTGAAAACAATTTGCTGCTTAGCTTGCTATCGGGCAAATATGAACGGAATAAAGATGGGCGTTTGCTCACGGCCTTTGGCGAGGTATTTACCCGCAATGTGACCCTTTATGCCTATCCAGAACTCAAGGAAGGCAGTGGAGAGCTGTTGCAAACCCATAATTTGCCCATTCCAGAAGGTATGCGCAACCTCTATCAGCATTTGCTGGACCAGCGGCAGATTCGAGATGTAGAAGGCTATAATGAGGATGTTTTACATATTCGCTCTAGAGAAGCCCTGCGCAAAATACAGGCGGCAGAAGAAGGCTGGGAGGCCATGTTATCGGATCGTGTGGCGCGTTATATTCAGGAAAGAGGGGCCTTTGGTTTTCCATTAGAAAGCATGGAGTTTGACTATTAAGCCGCTGGCCAAAAAAGCCAAAGAAAAACTTAAATAGGGGCACATTTTTTGATAGGCAAACGGCCGAAGTTAAATAGCATGGAAAAACAATAAATCAATGAAAACCAAAGGACTAGCGCCTGTACACTATCTTTTATTTTTAGTTTTCTTACTCCCTACTCGCAGTTTTACCCAACTGCAGTTTAAGTTTCAGCCCCGAGAGCAAGAAAAAGGGGCCTTCCGATTTTTTGAGCCCAAGGCTGAAGGCATTTCTCCGATCAATTTATTCTTTTTGGCCAAGTTCTCAGAACTGATGTATTTAGAGCGGATGGAGTACCAGCTGCGCTATCTAGAAAATGGCTATCAGCCAGTAGACAGCATTCCAGATTCGGAGTGGATCAAGCAATATGCAGCAGTTAATGACGACAATTTTCAGGAGGCTTTTCAGCTGCGCTTTGCTCATTATTTTGATTATCCCCGACAGTTAACGGGGATGAAAGAGGAGCAGCCTCCGCAGACCAAGAGTACCTTCCACTTTATGCGGAAAATGGCCTATTTGGGGGGCAAGAAAGATCAGGGGCTAGATCCCGAGTTGATGATTGTGAATACGCCTAGAGCAGTCGTTTTGGTCTATAGAGGCACCGATAAAGTAGAAGAAAACGAATGGAGCGAATGGAAGGGGACCGATTTTCGGATTCAGTTGGTTCAAGCGGGGGGCTTTCTCATCAATACTAAGGTGCATAAGGGCTTTTGGCAGAGCTTTGACCTGATTCGAGATGAGTTGATGCGAACCTTACAGCAAAAAGAGTTTAAACACAAACCTATCTGGATTACTGGACATAGTTTGGGTGGTGCTATGGCCATTATTTCGGGCGCTTACCTAAAAGCGGCGGGTCTACCCGTGCAAAATGTCTATACTTTTGCCTCGCCCCGAACTATTGGAAATAAGAAGTTTGCTGAAAAACTAGCGCAGCTACTGCCGAATAAGGTCCACCGATTTGAGTATTATCTCGACCCCGTGAGTATTCTTTGGGCGCCGGGCTATACCAATTGCGGGCAGCGGCATTGGTTTGATGCTGAAGATCTTGGCGGCTATCAATTGCATGAAAATGTAAGAGAACGCTATACTCCGCTTTCTCCTTTCAAGTTTCATAAACACCCTTTCAGAGATAAAAGAACGCTGGGCGAACTTCGCCTGAAAAAGGAAATGGAAAATGCTTGGTTGCCGGCTTTGCCTATTCGCTTTTGGTATCATAATCCGCAGTTTTACGTAAAAGCCGCCTATGAGCAGCTCACGGAAGAGCAAAAGAAGGTCTTACCCGGAGTAGACGATAGTTTTCCCTATCTCTATTTTGGCGGAAAATCTGGCATGCCAGGCTCTAAGTAGTTGGCTATTTTAGAGCTAGCAGCTCTGTTCTAGACAAAAGGCCCAAAACCTTAGTTTTGGGACTTGTCCAAAAAATACTGAGTTCGCTTAAAAAAAGAGACTAAAAAGATGTAACAAAATGAAGCCCTAGCCATTTATAAAATGGCTAGGGCTTTTTTTAGAATGCTAGCCTTTGCTGTTTTTTAGGTTAATCAAAATAATATATCTGTAAAAGGGGGTTTTTGTTGCCTTAAATTTTGCTATTTAATGCCCTAACTACTTACTTTTACATTGACTTTTGGTCAAATAATCAGCAAAATTCAATTGTCTAACTAAAACTAACATTCATGAGGTTACTCTACAGCTTACTGCTATTTACTGGACTGACTACAGGTCTTTTGGCCCAAAAACCAGCCAATGCACCCCGACCTGCCCAAAATCAAACTAGTTTTCAACGCACGCCCTCTGGCCATATTCGCTGTGCTACTGTTGAAATGGAAGCTGAACGCATGCGCAAGCAGCTCAAAACAAATTATGTAGAAGATTTTGAACGCTGGATTGCCCCTAAAGTAGCGGAATACAAACAAAAAGCGGCTAGAGGCGGTGCCAAATCAGTGGTCTATAGAATTCCTGTGGTGGTGCATGTACTACATAATGGCGACCCCATAGGCACAGACGAAAATATTTCTGATGCCCAAATCTTGTCACAAATTCAGGTAATGAATGAGGACTTCCGCAAATTGGCAGGAACCCCCGGCGATGGATCTGGGGTAGATGTGGAGATCGAGTTCTGTATGGCCCAATATGATGAAACAAATGGACCGTCTACTGGAATTAACCGTGTAAATATTGGACAAACAGGGGTTACTAGAAATCAATTAGAAAATACGATTAAGCCTAACACACAATGGGACCCTACCCAGTACCTGAATATGTGGACCTGCCGCTTTGTGGCTCCAGATGCAAGCTTATTGGGGTACGCCCAATTTCCAGATGCCTCTGGCTTAGCTGGTATGCCTGGAGGTGGTGCCGCAAATACAGATGGAGTCGTTATGCTTTTTAGTGCCTTTGGTTCTTCGGCGATTGCGCCTGGCGGAACCTATAACGCACCCTACGATCTAGGTCGAACAACTACTCATGAGGTGGGCCACTGGCTTGGCCTTCGCCATATCTGGGGCGATGGCAACTGTTCTGTAGATGACTTTTGTGCAGATACTCCAGAGTCTGATGCGGCTAACTTTGGTTGTGCTACGGGCCATGTTTCTTGTACTACTACAGATTTAGTCGAGAATTATATGGATTATTCTAATGATGCCTGTATGAATAACTTTACTGCTGACCAAAAAGCACGGATGGTCGTGGTCATGAATAACTCGCCTCGTCGGATGGAACTAGCTAGCTCTACCAAATGTGCACCTCCAACGCCAACTATTGCCTTTGATTTGGACCAAACGGCAGTAACTGAAGGGACCGATTGTAATTTTCAGGAGTTTACCCTAGATCTCAATATTGCTCTTCCCCCTTCTGATGATGCCGTCATTACTTTTGTTCCTTCTGGAACGGCTACCCAAGGCGAAGATTATGACTTTTTTCCTAGCTCAGTTACCTTTTTAGCGGGCCAACAAAACACTCAAACCCTAACGGTTCGTATCTATAATGATGGAATTATTGAAGCAACAGAAGACTTTACTATTGGCATGAATCTAAGCACTGTAGGCGATGCCGCAATTACAACAGCCGATACTCGCCAACATGTATTTACGGTCCAAGATGATGATTATGCGCCTATCGCTAACCAATTAGTTGATGTGATCAATGTAGACTTTGAATCTGGTGGCGGTGGATTTACAACCGATGGAAACGCAGGTTCTGACCTCTTCGGTCTAGGTACTGCCGCTACAGCTTCTAGTGCATTTTGGACCATCGACAACAGCAATGCAACTACTTTTGCTTATACCAATGATGATGAATGTAATTGCGATAAGGGCGCAGATTACCTCCTTTCTCCGGTCTTTAGCTTGCAAAATGCCAATTCTACAACCTTTAGCTTTGATCATGCTTTTGCCGATGAAGCGCCTGAAACTGGAGTGGTTTCTATTTCTACCAATGGCGCCGCAGGTCCCTTTGTACCCCTCCTAACGCTAAGTAATACTAGCACAAATGATGGTGGAGGTCGCCGGACGACACCCTGGGTAACTGTCAATAGCAATCTAGATGCTTACCTTGGCCAAAATAACCTTATGCTCCGCTTTGAGTATAGCGATGGCGGCGACTGGATGTATGGCATGGCCATAGATAATATCCTTTTGCAGGCTAACTTTAATACGAATATCCAAGAGGCTGTGAATACGGCCAATAATGATGATCTTCCCCTTGGCCCAAACAATATGGTGTATTTCTACGATCCCGCTACTTCTAATGTGATGGGAAGCATTGAAAATACTTCGGCTTGGGACTATGGTTGTACCACTCTAGAGGTAGACCGCTCTACGGCGAGTAATGCTGGACCTACCGCTCCTTTCATCGATTTGCTTGCAGCCAATGCCCTAATGGCCAAAACCTTTTACCTAGATCCCTCTAGCAATAATGCCTCAGGAACCTATAACGCAACTTTCTATTTTACAGAAGCAGAAATCGCCGCTTGGGAGGCCGCTACTGGAAAAACAAGAGCCGATCTCAAAATTGTAAAGGTGGCCAATAATCCAATTTCAGATGTGACGCCTGGCAATTATGCGAGCTATAATATCGAATATGTTCCAGCAACTATAGGTAGCTTTGGCGCCAATGGCGTAACGCTTTCGGCTAACTTTAGCACCGGCTTTTCTGGCTTTGGTTTTGGCGATCCTAGTCCCACTTTGTTGTCTAATAACCTACTCTCTTTTGAGGCCAAAAGAGCCGGAGACCAAGCTTTGCTAAGCTGGGAAACAACCGCCGAGGAAGGCTGCAATAGCTTTAGCCTACAGCATTCTGCAAATGGAATTGACTTTGAAGATCTTTTCCAAATTACGGCAGAAGGCCAAGCCGCTAGCTATCAGAAAGTTCATGCACGGCCGCTCAATGGCTATAATTATTATCGCCTCTTGCAGCATTTTGATAATGGCAGCACCTATTACTCTTCGGTCCGTGTACTCGATATGCGCCGTAATACCCTAGAGGCCATTCGCCTACAACCCAACCCCGCCCGAGAGCAAATTAACCTGCTATTTTACAGCAACTACAATAGCGAGATCCAAATGGAAATTGTAGATGCTTTGGGCCGACAAATTACGCCTCCAACAAGAGTGAGCGTGAGTGAAGGAGAGAACCAATTCCAGTTCCCACTTCAAGATTTGGCCGCCGGAATTTACTTCTTGCGCATCCAGCAAGGCGGGCAGAACTACCACCGCCGCTTTGTCAAACAATAATAGGCAGCTACTGCTTGATTATTAAATAGACAGCTCAACAGTTTTGTTGGGCTGTTTTTTTTGGGGCTGCCCCTCCCGCTGGGTTGAAAGCCAGCGCAAAGCGGTATCGCTTTGCGAAGCTATACAAAATGAGGGTTAAAACCCTCATGAATTATCGCTCGGGTCGGGCTGTTTCAGGGCTCGCAGGTCTGCTCGGCCCTGCGCCAGCAAGCTGGCTAGGTCTGGCCTTCGGCCACCCTTGTCCATCCCTCAGCCTGCGGCGCTTCGCGCCTGTAGGACGCAGATTTGGACCTCCAATATATTATTGCGTAGCAATACCGCTTTAAAGGGCCGAAGGCCCGCGGCTGAGGGGCTGTAGCAGGGCCGCCGAAGGCGGCAGACCCAGCGGGCGCAGCCCGCGCAGGGCCGAGCAGACCTGCGAGCTGCGCAATGGCCCGACCCGCCCGCAGGGCGGGGCAGCCCCAAAAAAATAAGAAAAAGAGAAGGCAGCTATTTGGGTTTTAGATTTCCCTTGGGCTGCTTATCTTTGGAGCTTATATAAAAAATGAAACATGAAACGGATCGGATTATTAGCCATTATTTTAATCATCTTATTGGGTTTGGCCTATTGGCTTTGGCAAGGGCGCGAGGAGTACAAAGACAGCTTTACAGAGGTAGAGCATACGCAATTTGCGGTAGAAAACGCTCGAGAGGTTTTGCATAAAATCTTTTTGGCCGATAAGCAGGGCAATCAGGCCCTTTTTGAAAAGCAGTCGGATGGCAGCTGGACCTATACCAATCAGGCGACGGGCAAGGTTTTTCGGCCTAGCCCCAATGCCTTTAATAACTTGATGGAGACCGTAGAAAAGGTACGGGCCAGAAACCGAGTGCCTGCGGCTTCGGTCAATTCGGTCCTTAAAGGGATTGGAAGTATTGGCATCAAGGTAGAGTTGTACAACAAACAAGATAAAAAAATGCGGACCTACTACATTGGTGGTCCAGCCGATGCCGGGCAGGCTACTTTTGCGGTCATGGAAGGTGCTGAGGTGCCTTATATGGTCTATTTGCCTAAGTTTTCGGGCAGTATTGACACCCGCTATACTTGTAGAGAAGAGGCCCTGAGAGATAAGGCCATGTTGCGCATCAACCCCAAAAAAATAGCTTGGTTAGAGATGGAATATTACTCGCCAGAGCAGCGGCCCTATTCTTTTCACATTGATTGCAATGGGGGAGAGGACTATAAATTGCGTCCTTTATACCAGATGCCCAATGGAGAGGATGTAGCCCAGGGGCAGCTGAAAAAGGAGTATATTTCGGCCTATTTGGAGGAAATGGAATTCATGGGGGCCGAGCGTTTGATTTATGATGCGCCTTTGCGAGATTCTATTGTCAAAACGGTTCCTTTTGCCCAATTGCGTTATGAATTTGAGAATGGAAAAAAGGAGCAATTGAGCATTTATCCGGTCATTAACCCTTCTTATGACCGTGGCGATGGTCGTCCGGGTTTGCGCGAGCGCATCATTCGATATTTTGTCGATCGGGATGAGGATCATTTTTATTTGGCCCAGAATCTCGTTTTGCAAAAGCTGCTACGTCCATATGACTTTTTCTTAGTGACGGAGGCTCCCCAGGCTCCCCAACAATAAACTTATGCCCAATCGATTTACTACCGACGAACTGGCCAACTTATTACTGCTGCTGCGGAGTTCGCAGCCCGAAAATGTAGAATTGGCCTTTAGCCTTTTGGCAGAAGGGCCGCAGCCTCCCCAGCTGCTGGCCGCTCTTTTTTATGTCTATCAGTTTGCGCCTACTGCTTCCATTGCCGAGGCGGCCGAGCGTTTGCTACGGGCCAATCCGAGGCTAGCGGCTTCGGGGGTAATGGATTTTTATTGGCAGCAGATTAGCCGATCGCTTCTTTTATCTTCTCAGGAAAAGACCTTGGCCCAGCAGCTTCATCTTTGCCAGGCCGAGGCCGATTTGCCTGCCAAGCTATTGGCCGAATGGCTTTATGAGGACCATAAATTGGGGGCCTACTATTTATTGGATGGGGGCCGAAAGGCCGATGCAGATTTGAGTTTTTGCCAAAAGGGCGATTTGATCGACCTTTCTCAGGCGGGCCTAGAAGAGTTTCCCTTGGCCGTTTTGGCCCATAAAAATCTTCGGCATCTTCGGCTCAATGATAATTTTTTGCGCCGCCTCCCGCCAGAAATTGCCGAGCTAGAGCAGCTAGAAGTCCTAGAGCTATCGGGTAATCAATTGCGTAAATTGCCCAAGGCGTTGTTGTCGCTCAAGCAGCTCAAGCGCCTAGAATTAGGCCGCAACAACCTCAAGCAATTTCCCAGCTTTTTGGCCGAGCTTCCTCAGCTAGAAGCCTTAGAACTGACCGGCAGTTGCCAGGTAAATTTGCAAAGGGGCTTGGCCCTGCCCGAAGAATTTTGTCGCGCTCCAAAGTTGCGGCAACTAGGCCTGGCGAATTACAAACGGCCCTCGCAGAGCCTCAAAGCCTATACGCCCTTTCATAATTATCCTCATTTTAGCGAGCTTCAGCTGCCTGCAGGGCAGCGCCTTCCCTTAGAGCAGCCCTTGGCCATGGCGGCCTTGGCTTTTGAGCAGAACAAAGAGGGTTTGGCTTTTTTGCTTCGCTATAGCGAAGACTCGGAGCAAAAACGTCGCTTATTGGCCCATTTCTATCAGGAAGAAGCCAAAACCATGGACCTTTCTGGGCAGTATTTAGAGCATCTTCCTGCCGAAATTGCCGATTTTGATATAGAGATTTTGGACCTTAGTCAGTGCCGACTAGGCTTGGTGGGCAGTTACTACAAACAAAAGGAAGAGCTATCTAAGGGGGCAAAGCAGGTAGACCGAGAGCGGCTCCATATTTTGGGGCAATTGAAGAATATGCGGGCCTTGTCCTTAAAAAATTGTAGCCTTACAGCCCTGCCCGCCTCCCTATTTGATTTGCCCAATTTAGAGGATTTGGACCTCTCTTATAATCTCTTAGAGGAGTTTCCAGAAAACTGGAGGGGCCTGCCCAATTTGCAGCGCCTTTCCTTTTATCAGAGCTTTTCGGTCTATAGTCCCTCTTTAGAATTACCCAGCAGCTTTTTGCAACTCAAGCAATTGCGAGAGCTTAGGTTCTATTTGCATCGGGCGGCCAAAGAGGGCGTAAAAGAGCAGATTAAGGCGCATTTTGGGCCAGAATTACAATATTTACTCGATTAGTTTTGCTTTTCCCAGGCATAAACCAAGAGAATCATGCGGTCATAGGAGGCCAGACCTTCTTCTACGCCTTGCATTTGCAGGTAGGTTTCGTAGGCAATGCCATGCAGGCCGGGAACAAACTCAAAATAGGGGCCCATTTGCGCATAAATGGCGGCTAAATCTTGATGCACCCCTCTGTCGATTTGTGCTCGCAGATAGCGATAATAGCCGTGGTCACTATACTTTAGCTCGGAGAAAATGTAGCGCCAATAGGCCAGTTGGCCCGTATAACGGATAAAGGCATTGGGAGAGGCCTTACAAGCCAAATAAGCCAAAAAATTGCAGCTGGCCTCATCGCCAAAGCCGTAGCCATGGGCCAGTTCATGCGCAATGGTAAAGGGTTGTTGCAAAGGGTGTAGGGCCGATTCTATATGGGCTTCTCCCGTAAAGGGCCAATAAAATCCAGAGGCATTAAAGCCATAGCCCAAGCCCTTGGGCTGCAAGGCCCGCAATCTAAAATTTGCCTGATGCGGATAGCCCAGTTTGGCCAGCTCAGCCTCCAAACAAGTACGCAGATGAGGCACTATATCTTTGGGCAAAATTGCACTATCTAAAGCAAAACTATCTAATGGACCAATTTCGGCTCGGGCTTGGGCCACCGCTTCGAGTATTCGGCTGCCCTCTGCCCGCATTTCTTCTTGAGAAAGTGGGCGAACGGCCAATTCTAGCTGTTCTTCTAAGGGAATTCTTGCATAATTATAGCCCCAAAGGCCCAAAAAAAGACTAACAATTAGGCCTATGAAATTGGCGCTGGCTCGTAGCTGTAAGCCTAAAAATGCTCTCCAACTGCCAAAAGGCCGGGCCCGAAACAGGGCCCAAATCCGATAGGCGGCCCAAAGGAAAAAGCTGGCCCAAAACAAATAGAAAGCCGCAAAAGGCAGGGGCGAAAAAAGCGCATCTAGTCCTTGGCGGATCCATAAAAAGAGGCCTCTGGCGTAGTAGGTCTCGCAATGGGCCGGAAAAAATCCCCAAAAAACTCTTAGCAAAAGGGCCAAGAGGCCAAGCAGGAAAGGGAAGTAGTTTTTCAGGAAAAACCGCATATTTTCTATATTTTGGACAACTGATTAAAACGAACTCATTTTGGGGCAGCCTAGCGCCCTTTAGCAATAATACTCAAGTTATGGATTTCCTTTTGGCGCTCAAAGCCTTTTTCTTGGGCTTGATTTACCTAGGCGGTATTTTTGCCTTGGCGGGCTTCCTTTTGCCCATTTTTCCGCTTCCCCTGCTCTTGTATATCCGTCAAAAGTTACTCCATTTTAGTGATAAGGTGGCCGTAAAAAATGAGGCTAGAGGACGCCAACTATGGCGCTTTTCTAGGGGCTTAATGATGGGGATTTCGGCCCTCTTACTCTTGGGCCTTATGGCCTACGCCAGCTACAGTTTTCAGTGGGTTTTGGGGCAGTATATCGCTGTAGAAATGCCTGCTTTTTGGGGCTATTTTGCCTTGGGGCTGGCGCTTCCTCTTTTGTATTACTTTTGGGTGGTTTGGAAAATGTACAAGCGGCAGTTGGCTACTTTCTAATGTATAATTTGGGGCTGCCCCGCGCGGCCAACTGCGGCCCAAGGGCCTTGTTGTCGCTTGGGTCGCTCCACTTCGCAGCTCGCAAGCCTGCTCGGCCCTGCAGGCTTTTTCGCTTTGCTTCAAAAGCCTTGGGTCTGCCGCCTGCGGCGGCCCTGCTTCGGCAGCTCAGCCTGCGGCGGCTTCGCCGCCTGTCCGCTGCAGAGGGCCAAATTATCTTGCATAAAACATCAGCTTATGAAAATTACCTTAGTCCAAGCAAATTTGCATTGGGAAGATGCTTCGGCCAATTTGGCCCATTTTGACCAACTTTTGGCGCCTTTGGCCCCCAAAGAAAGTGATTTAATCATCTTGCCCGAAATGTTTACAACGGGCTTTAGCATGAGTCCCCAAAAATTGGCCGAGCCCATGATGGGGCCCGCTATGCAATGGATGCAGCAAAAAGCCCAAGCATTGGAGGCTGTTTTGGCGGGCAGCCTCATTATTGAGGAAGGGGGAAAGTACTACAATCGTTTTGTTTGGATGCCTCCTTCAGGCGATTATCTCTGTTACGATAAAAAACATCTATTTACGATGGCCCAAGAAGAGTTGCATTATGAGGCGGGCCAAGAAAAAATAATCATCGCCTATAAAGGCTGGCGGATCTGTCCTTTTGTTTGCTATGATCTTCGCTTTCCGATCTGGAACCGAAACCGCCAAGAGGAGCCGTATGATTTGGCCATTTATGTGGCCAATTGGCCCGACAAGCGCAGTGCACATTGGCGGGCGCTGCTTCAGGCCCGAGCAATAGAAAACCAAGCTTATGTTGCTGCTGTAAATCGGGTAGGGGTTGATGGCACAGATTTGTATTATTCTGGCTACAGTAGCCTAATTGCTGCCGATGGCAAAATATTGTTTCAGTTAAAAGATAAGGAGCAAATAAAAAATATAAAGATATCTATAGATGAATTATTAGCTATACGGAAAGGGCTCCCTTTCTTGAAGGACCAAGCAAAATAGACTTTTGTATAGAATTATTCTATTTAGAGTCTTAAAGGGAGTGAAAACTTAAATTGTATACTGTAATTAATTATTATATAGTATATTTGAAGACTTGTTCTTCATACATTTTTAGGGGTTAGTACCTGCTCACATTTTTGTGGGCAGGTCTTTTTTACATATAGTGCGTGAAAAATATACATCATGTCATTTTCAGGTGAAAACTGTTAAAAAATAGTAATTCGTTGAATTTCTATCAAAATACATTATATTTGGACTACTTGTTCTTCATACATTTTTAGGGGTTAGTACCTGCTCGCATTTTTGTGGGCAGGTCTTTTTTTTGCCCTGAGGCAAGGGTTGGGCTTGGCGGCGAAGCCGCTAGGGCCCGTAGGGCCCATGGCTGAGGGATGGATAGCAGTGGCCGCAGGCCAGACCCAGCCGCCAAAGGCGGCGCAGGGCCGAGCGAATAGCGAGCTGCGACACAGCCCGACCCGCCCGCAGGGCGGGGCAGCCCCAAAAAAAGAAAATAAAAAAGGGAGCATCGGAAAAAAATCCAATGCTCCCAAAATTTTAGAGAAAGACAGAGGGTTTAGTTACCTCGACGTTTTTGCGTTTTGGCTTCTTCCTTCTTTTCTGCCTCTGTTTTAGTAGTACTTCCACGACGTTTTTGGTCTTTAGTCGAGGTTTTTGTCCGCTTATTGCTTTGCTTTTTATCGTTTACCGTAGATCCACTATTGGTAGAGCTATTTTGGTTATTATTATCAGCTTTGCGGTCGGCGGTATTGCTAGTTCCTCCTCCGGCATTATAAGTAATGGCAAAGGTTTGTGTGGTACTTCCGTTATTGTTTGTGGCGGTAATTTCGAGCAAGTTGCTACCTGGGCGCAGGCCAACATTATTAGCTTGGAAATTGATGCCTGAAAGTTGGAAGTTCGACATATTCTGGCCGTTGAGCTTAAAGCGAACTTGGCTACGATTGTCTACATTCGTGATGGTAGCGCGAACATTGACGGTACGGACCGAGCTCGTTCCAAGGCGAGGGCTAGTAAAGGTAACAGAAGGTTTGGGGCGGCTATTGGCGCCATTATTTCCTCCTGAATTTCGAGGATCCTTGGTATTGTTATTTCCGCCGATGGTGCTAGAGTTTCCGCCAGAAACATTGAGAGAGCAATCGGCTAGGCTAGCGCGTTTATTTTCGGAGTCGCTACCGCCGGTAGTTTGTGCAGAAACGGTAAACGTGATAGCGCCAGAGCCGAGATTGCTTACATCTACGCGGGCGTTTAAGCGGCTACCGGCTAGGGTAAAGTCAGAAACTCTACGGCCATTAACTTGGAAGCTCACTTCATTTTTGCTGCTCACATTAAGGACCTCGGCCGAAACGGCGGCGAAGCACTTATTGAGGTTGGGGCTAATAATTACATTGAGGTTGCGTACATCTGGAGTTGGAGCGGGTTTATAGATCAGGGTAACGGCATCGCTAGCGGTACCAGCGCTATTTTGTCCAGAAATGCTAATGCTATTATTGCCTTGGCGTAGGGGGACATTGGTTGCGCTAAAGCTAGTTCCACTAAAGCTAAAGTTACTCACAGCTCTACCATTCACCAAGAAGCTGACATTGCTACTGCTACTTACATTTCGGATGGTGGCCCGAATTGTCGTGCTATTGCTAGCGGCCGTATAAGGGTTGCTAGAGGGCGTAGTAATATCTACTGTTGGTGGTTGTGGAGCGGGTTGATAGATCACCACGGTTTGGTCAGAGGCATTGCCTTGGGCATTGCTTGCGCTAACGACAAAGGTATTATTGCCCGTATTCAATCGGATATTGGGGGCTGTAAACTTATTGTTGCTAAAGCGGAAGTTGCGGTTGGTTTGGCCATTCACTGTAAAGCGGATATCATTGGCTGAATTGACATTAAAGACATCGGCTTGAATATCGACTTGGTTTTGGGCCACTGTATGTGGATCGGCAGAAGGAGAGGTAATTCTCACCGTAGGTGCAGGTGCTGGCTTGTAGGTAATCACGGTTTGATCAGTAGCGCTACCATCTTGGTTGCGCACCTTGATACTAATTTGATTGCTTCCTTGCTTAAGATTTACCGAAGCAGTAATTGTATTATTGGCAAAATTGAAATTAGACACATTCTGATTATTCAGGCTAAAGCTAATTTCTGATTTGCGGCTAATATTGCTAGTTGTAGCAACGATACGAGTATTGGTATTCGGGCTGT
This genomic interval from Saprospira grandis contains the following:
- a CDS encoding lipase family protein, which codes for MKTKGLAPVHYLLFLVFLLPTRSFTQLQFKFQPREQEKGAFRFFEPKAEGISPINLFFLAKFSELMYLERMEYQLRYLENGYQPVDSIPDSEWIKQYAAVNDDNFQEAFQLRFAHYFDYPRQLTGMKEEQPPQTKSTFHFMRKMAYLGGKKDQGLDPELMIVNTPRAVVLVYRGTDKVEENEWSEWKGTDFRIQLVQAGGFLINTKVHKGFWQSFDLIRDELMRTLQQKEFKHKPIWITGHSLGGAMAIISGAYLKAAGLPVQNVYTFASPRTIGNKKFAEKLAQLLPNKVHRFEYYLDPVSILWAPGYTNCGQRHWFDAEDLGGYQLHENVRERYTPLSPFKFHKHPFRDKRTLGELRLKKEMENAWLPALPIRFWYHNPQFYVKAAYEQLTEEQKKVLPGVDDSFPYLYFGGKSGMPGSK
- a CDS encoding M43 family zinc metalloprotease; translated protein: MRLLYSLLLFTGLTTGLLAQKPANAPRPAQNQTSFQRTPSGHIRCATVEMEAERMRKQLKTNYVEDFERWIAPKVAEYKQKAARGGAKSVVYRIPVVVHVLHNGDPIGTDENISDAQILSQIQVMNEDFRKLAGTPGDGSGVDVEIEFCMAQYDETNGPSTGINRVNIGQTGVTRNQLENTIKPNTQWDPTQYLNMWTCRFVAPDASLLGYAQFPDASGLAGMPGGGAANTDGVVMLFSAFGSSAIAPGGTYNAPYDLGRTTTHEVGHWLGLRHIWGDGNCSVDDFCADTPESDAANFGCATGHVSCTTTDLVENYMDYSNDACMNNFTADQKARMVVVMNNSPRRMELASSTKCAPPTPTIAFDLDQTAVTEGTDCNFQEFTLDLNIALPPSDDAVITFVPSGTATQGEDYDFFPSSVTFLAGQQNTQTLTVRIYNDGIIEATEDFTIGMNLSTVGDAAITTADTRQHVFTVQDDDYAPIANQLVDVINVDFESGGGGFTTDGNAGSDLFGLGTAATASSAFWTIDNSNATTFAYTNDDECNCDKGADYLLSPVFSLQNANSTTFSFDHAFADEAPETGVVSISTNGAAGPFVPLLTLSNTSTNDGGGRRTTPWVTVNSNLDAYLGQNNLMLRFEYSDGGDWMYGMAIDNILLQANFNTNIQEAVNTANNDDLPLGPNNMVYFYDPATSNVMGSIENTSAWDYGCTTLEVDRSTASNAGPTAPFIDLLAANALMAKTFYLDPSSNNASGTYNATFYFTEAEIAAWEAATGKTRADLKIVKVANNPISDVTPGNYASYNIEYVPATIGSFGANGVTLSANFSTGFSGFGFGDPSPTLLSNNLLSFEAKRAGDQALLSWETTAEEGCNSFSLQHSANGIDFEDLFQITAEGQAASYQKVHARPLNGYNYYRLLQHFDNGSTYYSSVRVLDMRRNTLEAIRLQPNPAREQINLLFYSNYNSEIQMEIVDALGRQITPPTRVSVSEGENQFQFPLQDLAAGIYFLRIQQGGQNYHRRFVKQ
- a CDS encoding leucine-rich repeat domain-containing protein, whose translation is MPNRFTTDELANLLLLLRSSQPENVELAFSLLAEGPQPPQLLAALFYVYQFAPTASIAEAAERLLRANPRLAASGVMDFYWQQISRSLLLSSQEKTLAQQLHLCQAEADLPAKLLAEWLYEDHKLGAYYLLDGGRKADADLSFCQKGDLIDLSQAGLEEFPLAVLAHKNLRHLRLNDNFLRRLPPEIAELEQLEVLELSGNQLRKLPKALLSLKQLKRLELGRNNLKQFPSFLAELPQLEALELTGSCQVNLQRGLALPEEFCRAPKLRQLGLANYKRPSQSLKAYTPFHNYPHFSELQLPAGQRLPLEQPLAMAALAFEQNKEGLAFLLRYSEDSEQKRRLLAHFYQEEAKTMDLSGQYLEHLPAEIADFDIEILDLSQCRLGLVGSYYKQKEELSKGAKQVDRERLHILGQLKNMRALSLKNCSLTALPASLFDLPNLEDLDLSYNLLEEFPENWRGLPNLQRLSFYQSFSVYSPSLELPSSFLQLKQLRELRFYLHRAAKEGVKEQIKAHFGPELQYLLD